In a genomic window of Candidatus Hydrogenedens sp.:
- a CDS encoding glutaminyl-peptide cyclotransferase, translating into MKRYIVFILLNSLLFFSCCDNRKPVEGELPNPPSTSEGQINDEGEGNSIPPQEGEGELPIPSTFWPSQHPFTLTYRIVSKYPHDSSAFTQGLIWDSGVLYESTGLYEQSSIRIVDLETGVPLLTKSLPQEYNGQIFNRVFGEGIAIIDDLLYQITWKEGICFVYSRDKLELQKGFFYNGEGWGLTYDGKYLIMSDGSAYISFREPETFKIVKTILVQDRGIPITQLNELEFIDGYLCANVWYKDFIVVINPETGDVVGKIDLYGLKNQLLNPNQADVLNGVAFRNDNNHLLVTGKYWDTLFEIELLLKDTTR; encoded by the coding sequence ATGAAACGATATATCGTTTTTATACTACTAAACTCTTTATTGTTCTTCTCTTGCTGTGATAACAGAAAACCTGTTGAAGGGGAACTTCCAAACCCTCCTTCTACATCGGAAGGACAAATAAATGATGAAGGAGAAGGAAATTCAATTCCTCCACAGGAAGGAGAAGGAGAATTGCCAATCCCATCAACATTCTGGCCTTCCCAACATCCTTTTACTCTAACTTATCGCATTGTTTCTAAATACCCACATGATAGTTCTGCATTTACGCAAGGTCTAATATGGGATAGTGGTGTGCTTTATGAAAGCACCGGATTATACGAACAATCATCGATACGAATTGTAGATTTAGAAACAGGGGTTCCATTACTCACAAAAAGTTTACCCCAAGAATACAATGGACAGATTTTTAACAGAGTTTTTGGGGAAGGAATAGCAATTATTGACGATTTGCTGTATCAAATAACATGGAAAGAAGGGATATGTTTTGTTTATTCTCGAGATAAACTCGAACTGCAAAAAGGTTTTTTTTATAACGGAGAGGGCTGGGGACTTACTTATGATGGCAAGTATTTAATTATGTCAGATGGGTCAGCATATATTTCCTTTCGTGAGCCTGAAACTTTCAAAATAGTAAAAACAATCCTTGTTCAGGATAGAGGAATTCCTATCACCCAACTAAATGAACTCGAATTTATAGACGGTTATCTTTGTGCAAATGTTTGGTATAAGGATTTTATTGTAGTAATTAATCCTGAGACAGGAGATGTGGTAGGAAAAATAGACTTATATGGGCTAAAAAATCAGTTATTAAACCCTAATCAGGCAGATGTATTAAATGGAGTGGCATTTCGTAATGATAATAATCATCTGTTGGTAACGGGAAAATATTGGGATACCCTTTTTGAGATTGAGTTATTACTCAAAGACACAACTCGTTAA
- a CDS encoding radical SAM protein, with protein MVIPQRIQIQTQTGCNGRCVFCPNEQFIQAHLPTGRMPKELFCSIIDQLTLLKPHRIMPYLQNEPLLDERLPELIQYIHQKMPKVTTLVVSNGTRLTNEMGERLIDSGLKRLKVSLQSLNDDVNQQLMGYPAKPVIENIVNFSNLLKKKHSDMDFRVSTIVTSKNEKEIDEMKKIWSKHGIRLVLSSLENRGGNISNVLELSNTPEMHLRRGCIRPTRDMCILFNGKVVLCCVDWMRTVILGDLNEKSIIEIWNTPRLQMIREGLNMEDCCHLPEICRNCSEAAENYRKTPSWLKQIKNSFKQVFQNLTQ; from the coding sequence ATGGTCATTCCTCAAAGAATACAGATACAAACACAAACAGGTTGCAACGGCCGTTGTGTATTTTGTCCCAATGAACAATTTATACAGGCACACCTTCCAACAGGAAGAATGCCGAAAGAATTGTTTTGCTCCATTATTGACCAATTAACACTATTAAAACCACATCGGATTATGCCCTATTTACAAAATGAACCACTGCTGGATGAACGATTACCGGAACTTATTCAATACATTCATCAAAAAATGCCTAAGGTAACAACATTGGTCGTAAGCAACGGAACACGACTAACTAATGAAATGGGAGAAAGGCTTATTGATAGTGGATTGAAACGATTGAAAGTAAGCTTACAATCCTTAAATGATGATGTTAACCAACAACTTATGGGTTATCCAGCAAAACCTGTTATTGAAAATATTGTAAATTTCTCCAACTTGTTAAAAAAGAAGCATTCCGATATGGATTTTAGAGTATCTACAATAGTTACATCTAAAAATGAAAAAGAAATTGATGAAATGAAAAAAATCTGGAGCAAACACGGTATCCGTCTTGTTTTGTCGTCTCTCGAAAATCGAGGTGGAAATATTTCTAATGTGCTGGAATTATCCAATACTCCCGAGATGCATTTGAGAAGAGGCTGTATTCGTCCAACCCGTGATATGTGTATTCTTTTTAATGGTAAAGTGGTTTTATGCTGTGTGGATTGGATGCGAACAGTTATTTTAGGCGACCTGAATGAAAAATCAATAATAGAGATATGGAATACTCCCCGTCTTCAAATGATTCGTGAAGGATTAAATATGGAGGATTGCTGTCATTTGCCCGAAATATGCAGAAATTGTTCCGAAGCAGCAGAAAATTATAGAAAAACACCTTCCTGGTTAAAACAAATTAAAAACTCTTTCAAACAAGTATT
- a CDS encoding methyltransferase domain-containing protein, with amino-acid sequence MNLFDSCADQYDQFRTGSAPYLFTAISLLKQFKTEALLDLGCGTGNLFYQLSQHWRGNCVGLDISVNMLKKAYEKNLPATWVRADIQNIPCCDNAFDGIAGVYVLHLLNNIPQMLTECRRVLKRGWVFFVSAPHHFIKNHPLNQFFPSFSKIDSQRFPREEQIIEILKKSGFYNIRQEYYISVRDWLSEEYLQKVKSKFISTLRLIPEDEFNEGLIKMQEEVLKNLSPKLIPWESVLIIGFCD; translated from the coding sequence ATGAACTTATTCGATAGTTGTGCTGATCAATACGACCAATTCCGTACGGGAAGTGCCCCTTACCTTTTTACAGCAATATCCCTCTTAAAACAGTTTAAAACAGAAGCTTTACTGGATTTGGGTTGTGGAACAGGAAATCTTTTTTATCAATTATCCCAACATTGGAGAGGAAATTGTGTAGGACTTGATATTTCTGTAAATATGCTAAAAAAAGCGTATGAAAAAAATCTCCCTGCAACTTGGGTTCGTGCGGATATACAAAATATCCCATGTTGTGATAATGCTTTTGATGGTATTGCGGGGGTTTATGTTTTACATCTACTAAACAACATTCCACAAATGTTAACAGAGTGTAGAAGGGTATTAAAAAGAGGTTGGGTATTTTTTGTCTCTGCTCCTCATCATTTCATAAAAAATCATCCTTTAAATCAATTTTTCCCCAGTTTTTCTAAAATAGATAGTCAGCGTTTTCCTAGAGAAGAACAAATTATAGAGATACTCAAAAAATCGGGTTTTTATAATATCCGTCAGGAATATTACATATCCGTCAGGGATTGGTTATCCGAAGAATATCTGCAAAAGGTTAAATCAAAATTTATTTCAACATTACGGCTTATCCCGGAAGATGAATTTAATGAAGGGCTTATTAAAATGCAAGAAGAGGTATTAAAAAATTTATCTCCGAAACTTATTCCCTGGGAAAGTGTTTTAATAATAGGCTTTTGTGATTAA